The genomic region ATGCCCCGCGACCGTCGGAAAGCCCCATCAGCAGCTCCTGGGTGCCGCCGCTGGCGAAATAATTGTCGTACCCGGTCAGGATGACGACCTTGCAGTCCGGATTCCCGCCGGCCGCAGCGAAGGCATCCATCAGGCCCTGGGTCAGGCCCTCCGAGAACGTATTCTTGTTGACCCGGTCCTGCATTTTGATCTGCAGGATGTGCGGTTCGAGCCAATCCAGTGAGACAGCGCTGTCAGACATTACGAGGTGCCCTCCCAGGGGAATTCTCCGGTCTTCACGTAACGCGAGATGCGCTGCAGATTCTCGATATCGGAAAACACCTCCCGGTTCGCGGCGAGCGCTGCGTGCTCGCAGGTATCGAGTGACCCTTCGATCGAGTGCATATAACGCTTGTAGCGCGCGATGCTGGTCTTGTTCAGTCGACGAAGACGGAGCAGATTCCTGCGCAGCAGGTTTTCGCTGTTCTCCTCGTAGGCGTCCACGAGGCCCCATTCGTGCGCGTTCTGCACCGTGACCGGCTGTGTCATCAGCGTCATGTAGTTGGCTTTGGCGAATCCGATGCGCCGGATCAGGAAAGGCAGTACGCACGCGGGCATCAGGCCGAACAGCAGTTCGGACAGGCTGAACACCGCCTTGGTATCGGCGAGGACGATATCGCAGGCGGCCACGAAACCGATGCCGCCCGCGTTGGCCTTGCCGCGTACGTGCGCGATCGACACGTACGGCCCGCTGGCCAGCCGCCGCCACAATGCGTACATCGGCTGCGGATCCTGCTGCGGCGGTGCGTCGCCGTCGAAGCTGCGCTGCAGCTCCGCGAAGTCGGCGCCGAAGCAGAATACTTCCGGCAAGCCTTCCACAACCACGATCTTGGCACGCACCTCGCACAGATCGAGCGCCGCCGTGAATTCCTTGATCAACTGTTCGTTGATCGCGTTGTTCGCGTCCGGCCGGTGGATCTGGAGATGCGCGATCTCGTCGTCGAAACGGACGCGCAGGGTCGTGAAAGCGGACGGGTCCATCAACCGACCCACTCGTATTCGCGGTGGAATTCCTTGATTTCCTTCAGGAACAACACCGGCTTGCCGATCGCGCTGCGCGCACGCGAGACGAAACTGCTGTCCAGTTCGACGTTGCGCGTACCGAAACGGACGGCATTGCTGCCGACCAGCAGCCGGTCGTATTCGTCCATCGTCAATTCGGTGCGGCGGTCGAGATGCTCCTTGATCTGCATCTTGCGCAGGCGCTGCTGCCCTTCCTTGCGCACCACTCCGCTGAAGAACTCGGAGCAGCAGCCGGAACCGTAGGAAAACGCGCCGATGCGACGCGGGGTTTCGAAATCGCCGTGCTCGATCGTGCTCGCGATCGCCAGCGGCATGGTCGCGCCCATGATGTTGGCGACGCGCTGGCAGTAGATCATGCCCGGGGTGACGCGACGCTGGAAATCCTCCTCGATGTCGTTGGGCTTGGCGCGCATGATCTTGCGCATCATGTTGCGGTGCGCGCCCTTGACCATGCCGCCGAAGGGACAGTGGTAAGCCAGGTAGGTGAACGTCTCGGCGAAGTTGGCGTCGGGCACGCGCTTCTTGTATTCGATGAACGCGTTCTCGCAGCAATCCAGGTACGACAGCAGCGACAGGTCGGAATCGCCGGCGTCGCCGTCCGCCGTCGGCCGGCAGGTATCCATCACTTCGTAGCCGTAGTAGCCGTTCGCGCCCACGTCGATCTGCAGCAGGTGCGGTTGATCGCTGATCAGCATCGCGACCGCGCCCGATCCGCTGCTGGGTTCGGCGAACGACCAGTCGGCGGTCAGCGCGTCGCCGCCGTCCTCGACCATGAAGCGCGAAATGTCGGTCGCGATCACCAGCGCTTTCGCGCCCGGCGACGCCTGCGACAGCACGAAGTTGACCGCCATCTGGATGCCGGCGGCGCCGGAATAGCAGGCGTTCTTCAGCTCGAACAGGCGGCAGTTGCGGTTCAGCCCCAGCAGGCTGTGGCAATAGGTGCTCATCGATTTGCCGAAATCGAAGCCCGATTCGGTGCAGGTGATCACCATCTCGATCCTGTCCCTCTCTTCCGGGCTCAGCGCATCGACGATGGGTCTTGCCGCATTGACGGCGAACGTGATCGGGTCTTCGTACGGCAATGCGACCGTCTTTTCCTTCATCAACAGGTTCTCGAAACGCGTGGTGTCGAGGTTGCGATGCTCCGCGAGGCTACTGACGTTCAGAAAGGCCGTTCCAGCGAACGCGTTCATGGCCTCGATACCAACTGTTTTCATCCTATCTCTCCAAATAAAAAGCAAAAAAATCCATGGTTCTTCGATTCATCGACCGTCAGGCGTGCAGAAGCCGCCAATCCAGCTTCGAGCCATTGATCCAGAGTTCGGCGAGCTTCTCGATTTCACCGGTTTCGACGAGCCGCTTGATGAATTCCTGGCCCGCCTGGGTATCGCCGATGTCGAGTTTCTCGCCGCCGCCACCCTTGACGGAGCCGCGAAAGACCTTGCGGTGGTAGAAGCTGTCCTTGTCCTTCAGGCAGCCATCGAGCAATTCGCTCCACTCCTCGATCGAACTGGCGACGAACGCGACCCGCTCCTGCATTTCGGTTCGACCGACCTGCAGGGTGTAGGCGATGCGGCGCAGTGCGTCCGGGCCGTCGCGGCTTTTGTCCAGGAAACCGGGATACGCCTGCAGGGTGTTGTACAGGCTGTCCACATTGCGCGCGGAGAACACCAGCAGTTGCGCGTGGTCGGCATCGGTCGACGCCGCCGGGGATTCGCGCTCGACGTACTCTTCGACGATGACGTGGGCATTCGCCCCGCCGAAGCCGAAACTGCTGACGCCCGCGATGCGGGTCTGCCCGGCCGGCACCACCCACTCGCATGCCTGCTGGGCGATGACGCACGGCGTGCCGTTCAGATCGATCAGGGGACTGACCTGATCGCAATGCAGGCTGCGGGCGATTTTCCGGTGGCGGATCTGCTGGATGACCTTGATCAGGCCCATCACGCCCGCGGCGTATTCGAGGTGCCCGATGTTCGATTTGATGCTGCCGAGATAGCACGGATGGTTTTCGCGCTTTTCGGCGGCTGCCGCCGGATCGAGCAGATCCTTGGAAACCGCCTTCAGGCCGCGGATTTCGACCGGATCGCCCAGCTCCGTGCCGGTGCCGTGGCATTCGATGTAGCCGACGCGGCTGAAGTCGATGCCGGCATCCTCGACCGCCCGCTTGATCACCGCCGCCTGCGCGTTGGGATTCGGCGCGGTGAGCGAGGTCGTGCGGCCACCGTGGTTTTCCGCTGCGCCCTTGATCACCGCATAGATGGCATCGCCATCGCGCTGCGCGGCTTTCAGGCCCTTGAGCATCAGCATGCCGGCACCTTCGCCGCGCACGTAGCCGTTGGCCTTGTCGGAAAACGTCTTGCAGCGTCCGTCTTCGCAGAGCATGCCCGACTTGGTGAAGCTGATGTACACATCCGGGCTGATCAGCGCATTGACGCCGCCGATGATGGCGACGCCGCAGTGACCGCCGCGTATCGCCTCGATGGCACGATGCACCGCCACCAGGGAGCTGCTGCAGGCGGTGTCGATGGGATTGCTCGGACCGTGCCAGTCCATGTGATAGCTGATCCGGTTCGGCCCCACCGACGACACGCTGCCGGTGACCGAATAGGCTTCGATCGGCAGGTGGCTCATCAGGCTGGTGTAACTGCTCGGGCCGCAGCCGACGAAGATGCCCGTGTTGGAGCCCTTCAGCGTGTCGCCGCCGTATCCGGCATCTTCGACGCATTCCCAGACGTACTGCATCATCAGGCGCTGTTCGGGGCTCATGTACATCGCTTCTGCCGGCGATATGCCGAAGAACAGCGGATCGAATTCGTCGATGCCGTCGACGAACGAGCCCCATTTGCTGACGCCCGGATAATCGTGCCAATCCCAGCGCTCGCCCGGGATCTCGCGGATCATGTCGCGCTCGTTGTCCAGCATGTCCCAGAATTCGTCCGGGTTGCGCGCGCCTGCGATCCTGCAGCTCATGCCGATCACGGCGACATCCTCGTCGCGGTAGCTCGACTGGTTTTTGTAGGCGGTGCGGAAGCGGCGTGCGAACTGCGAGACCGAACGGCTGTCCGCGGCAGCCACCTCGGCGGGGCGCGGTGGCGCCTGCCTGGCGGGCGTGGCGGCGGCCTTCGCGTTGGCCACCGCCAGCTTCTTCATCATCTCGGGCGCGTGGTTCTCGGCAAGGAACTGGCTGAAGCGCAGCAGATTGGACGCTTCGAACATCGAGGTCGGCATCAGGTCCAGGTCGTAGACATGGTTCAGGTGCGACACGAAACTCGAGATCAGGATCGAGTCGAAGCCGAAGTTGGTCCAGTCGTCCGTATCTCCGATCTGGTTCGGCTTCAGCTTCAGGTGCTGGGCCGCCTGCAGGCGCATTTCCTGCATGATTTCGCGCTGCAGCTTGTCCAGCTCGACCGGCGACTGCTGGGCCTGCTGTTCCACGGGCGCCTTCGGCGGCGCGAACAATGCGGCATGCGCGCCGCGCTGGCCGTAGAGCGTCATCAGCTGGGCGTGCGGGCTTGCGATCGCAAGACGCAGCGCCTTCAGGCCTTCGGCGGTCGGCAAGGGTTTGATGCCGAACGTCTTGGCCAGGCTCTCGCGGCTCGCCGCGTCGAGCTGCATCGCACCCTCTTCCCACAGCGGCCAGTTGATGCTGAGCGAACGGCCGCGCGCCTGCTGCGCGAGCACGCGCTGTTCGCGCTGTTCGATGTAGGCATCCATGTAGCCGTTGCCGGCCGCGTAATCGAACTGCCCGGCATTGCCCAGCACGCCGGCCATCGACGAGAAGGCGATGAAGTGATCGAGCGGACAGCCGGCGGTGGCGCGATCCAGATTGACGATGCCCTGCACCTTGGGCGCCAGCACCCGGTCGACGGACTCGACGGATTTGTGCGCGACCAGCGCATCGTCGATCAACCCGGCGGCGTGGACCACGATGCGGATCCCGGGATATTCGGCAACGACCTGTTCGACCTGCCGCGGATCCGCGATGTCGCAGACGCGATGGATGACATGGGCGCCGGCACGCTTC from Lysobacter sp. harbors:
- a CDS encoding hydroxymethylglutaryl-CoA synthase family protein, translated to MKTVGIEAMNAFAGTAFLNVSSLAEHRNLDTTRFENLLMKEKTVALPYEDPITFAVNAARPIVDALSPEERDRIEMVITCTESGFDFGKSMSTYCHSLLGLNRNCRLFELKNACYSGAAGIQMAVNFVLSQASPGAKALVIATDISRFMVEDGGDALTADWSFAEPSSGSGAVAMLISDQPHLLQIDVGANGYYGYEVMDTCRPTADGDAGDSDLSLLSYLDCCENAFIEYKKRVPDANFAETFTYLAYHCPFGGMVKGAHRNMMRKIMRAKPNDIEEDFQRRVTPGMIYCQRVANIMGATMPLAIASTIEHGDFETPRRIGAFSYGSGCCSEFFSGVVRKEGQQRLRKMQIKEHLDRRTELTMDEYDRLLVGSNAVRFGTRNVELDSSFVSRARSAIGKPVLFLKEIKEFHREYEWVG
- a CDS encoding enoyl-CoA hydratase/isomerase → MDPSAFTTLRVRFDDEIAHLQIHRPDANNAINEQLIKEFTAALDLCEVRAKIVVVEGLPEVFCFGADFAELQRSFDGDAPPQQDPQPMYALWRRLASGPYVSIAHVRGKANAGGIGFVAACDIVLADTKAVFSLSELLFGLMPACVLPFLIRRIGFAKANYMTLMTQPVTVQNAHEWGLVDAYEENSENLLRRNLLRLRRLNKTSIARYKRYMHSIEGSLDTCEHAALAANREVFSDIENLQRISRYVKTGEFPWEGTS
- a CDS encoding SDR family NAD(P)-dependent oxidoreductase, coding for MDTQHDYPIGEFRSTFDGSEPFLADHIIQGQKILPGMAYLEIARAAVAGSITLDDDSMLVLSDSVFVNALTVKDKRTVVTRVYPGAAGQFGVEVSTDQGVHFQSKVAVQKKRDFLAAKGYAAHLDIAQLKSECTLPGPTKSAFYQTFRKRGVELGPSHRGVDEILLDGKGNGLATIRLPGASARGMAMDAGALDSIIQSGIALVSNPEANVVPFAVLGTLVVGPLTDTMFVSIQQRADGMHYIATDESGKVRVIIEGFQTREIDLNARQDRLSFYRPTWKAAAPAGSDDRTVSVVEAGDDYVATTKALLAAAQALVQDKGKRSVLELHATKEHPLARGLWAAMRTISIEHSQIEFRMKLGDQSLAFEQQDVDLDNAREFAWPNGATVLISGGLGELGLLVAADIAERSTDSTLILLGRRTPGEDDLARIETLKRAGAHVIHRVCDIADPRQVEQVVAEYPGIRIVVHAAGLIDDALVAHKSVESVDRVLAPKVQGIVNLDRATAGCPLDHFIAFSSMAGVLGNAGQFDYAAGNGYMDAYIEQREQRVLAQQARGRSLSINWPLWEEGAMQLDAASRESLAKTFGIKPLPTAEGLKALRLAIASPHAQLMTLYGQRGAHAALFAPPKAPVEQQAQQSPVELDKLQREIMQEMRLQAAQHLKLKPNQIGDTDDWTNFGFDSILISSFVSHLNHVYDLDLMPTSMFEASNLLRFSQFLAENHAPEMMKKLAVANAKAAATPARQAPPRPAEVAAADSRSVSQFARRFRTAYKNQSSYRDEDVAVIGMSCRIAGARNPDEFWDMLDNERDMIREIPGERWDWHDYPGVSKWGSFVDGIDEFDPLFFGISPAEAMYMSPEQRLMMQYVWECVEDAGYGGDTLKGSNTGIFVGCGPSSYTSLMSHLPIEAYSVTGSVSSVGPNRISYHMDWHGPSNPIDTACSSSLVAVHRAIEAIRGGHCGVAIIGGVNALISPDVYISFTKSGMLCEDGRCKTFSDKANGYVRGEGAGMLMLKGLKAAQRDGDAIYAVIKGAAENHGGRTTSLTAPNPNAQAAVIKRAVEDAGIDFSRVGYIECHGTGTELGDPVEIRGLKAVSKDLLDPAAAAEKRENHPCYLGSIKSNIGHLEYAAGVMGLIKVIQQIRHRKIARSLHCDQVSPLIDLNGTPCVIAQQACEWVVPAGQTRIAGVSSFGFGGANAHVIVEEYVERESPAASTDADHAQLLVFSARNVDSLYNTLQAYPGFLDKSRDGPDALRRIAYTLQVGRTEMQERVAFVASSIEEWSELLDGCLKDKDSFYHRKVFRGSVKGGGGEKLDIGDTQAGQEFIKRLVETGEIEKLAELWINGSKLDWRLLHA